Proteins from a single region of Cydia pomonella isolate Wapato2018A chromosome 13, ilCydPomo1, whole genome shotgun sequence:
- the LOC133524130 gene encoding basic helix-loop-helix ARNT-like protein 2, with product MSSSDGAGTRLGMQAAISGQIGIGSPEFGMAVSVPPPQMAFDLHAVSCGDSSSESRSPDLPPAKASDRESRIIAEKQRRSQYNSQIQVMTSLLTDIVHSQRKVDKTSVLRLAANKLRNEHVFGDTITCGHVETWSPAFLKYFDLLGGFMISVTCRGRIFNVSPNIQEKLGYCHVDLLGQDIYNYIHPEDTAILRQHIYPPELQKGCDNSFIEQRHNFTIRIVRAGARSDPPRYERCRLDGTLRRADRATAVGVQDEQIIRRQRVRHNRTFSSSGNDFVFIGMVHVVTNNMPPRIMLPTAYSEYWTRHLVDGRIVQCDQSISLVAGYLTEEVTGTSAFFFMHKDDVRWVICVLRQMYDQSREFGESYYRLMSRTGHFIYMRTRGFLEIDRDTKKVQSFVCVNSVIGDDYGRRMMEEMKRKYSVIVDMSQEQNEKVTVGDDAPVEHPKKLERIVMHLVEPSSIEGSEELKLVPPSKENIISAIKNSEKVVEETGVRFDCRKRKMNSFQSDQSDALKRHSGLME from the coding sequence ATGAGTTCGTCTGACGGAGCGGGCACGCGACTCGGCATGCAGGCGGCTATATCAGGTCAGATAGGTATCGGGAGCCCGGAATTCGGGATGGCCGTGAGTGTGCCGCCGCCGCAGATGGCCTTCGACTTGCACGCTGTCAGCTGCGGAGACTCCTCCTCGGAGTCACGCTCGCCGGACTTGCCGCCGGCCAAAGCGAGCGATCGTGAGTCGCGCATCATAGCGGAGAAGCAGCGCCGTAGCCAATACAACTCCCAAATCCAAGTGATGACGTCCTTGTTGACGGACATCGTGCACTCGCAGCGCAAAGTGGACAAGACGAGCGTGCTGCGTCTCGCCGCTAATAAGCTGCGAAACGAGCATGTGTTCGGCGACACCATCACGTGCGGCCATGTCGAGACTTGGTCTCCAGCCttcctaaaatattttgatcTCCTCGGCGGCTTCATGATATCAGTCACGTGCCGCGGCCGTATTTTTAACGTCTCACCTAACATACAAGAGAAACTAGGCTATTGTCATGTTGACCTGTTGGGCCaagatatttataattatatacatccAGAAGATACAGCAATTCTACGTCAGCACATCTATCCTCCTGAACTTCAAAAGGGTTGTGACAACTCATTCATAGAGCAGCGCCATAATTTTACAATTCGCATAGTAAGGGCTGGTGCTCGGTCCGATCCACCAAGGTATGAGCGATGCCGACTAGATGGTACACTCAGACGTGCAGACAGAGCCACTGCAGTAGGGGTCCAGGATGAGCAGATTATTAGAAGGCAAAGAGTGAGGCACAATCGCACTTTCTCCTCAAGTGGAAatgattttgtatttattggCATGGTACATGTTGTTACAAACAACATGCCGCCTCGCATCATGTTGCCCACAGCCTACTCTGAATACTGGACCAGGCACCTGGTAGATGGGCGCATAGTGCAATGTGATCAGAGCATATCCCTGGTGGCTGGGTACTTGACGGAGGAAGTTACAGGCACATCTGCCTTCTTTTTCATGCACAAAGACGATGTGCGATGGGTAATTTGTGTTCTGCGGCAGATGTATGATCAAAGCCGGGAATTTGGCGAGTCCTATTACAGACTGATGTCTCGCACTGGCCATTTTATATACATGAGAACTAGAGGTTTTTTAGAAATAGACAGGGACACAAAGAAAGTACAAAGCTTTGTATGCGTTAATAGTGTAATAGGGGATGACTATGGTCGTAGAATGATGGAGGAGATGAAACGAAAGTACTCTGTGATAGTGGATATGAGCCAGGAGCAAAATGAAAAGGTCACAGTTGGTGATGATGCACCAGTGGAGCACCCAAAAAAACTAGAGCGTATTGTAATGCACTTGGTAGAACCTTCTTCAATTGAAGGTTCGGAAGAGTTAAAGTTGGTGCCTCCTTCAAAAGAGAACATTATTTCTGCCATTAAGAATAGTGAAAAGGTAGTTGAAGAGACAGGAGTGAGGTTTGACTGTCGGAAACGAAAGATGAACTCTTTCCAAAGTGACCAAAGTGATGCTTTAAAAAGGCACAGTGGACTTATGGAATAA